A DNA window from Engystomops pustulosus chromosome 10, aEngPut4.maternal, whole genome shotgun sequence contains the following coding sequences:
- the LMOD3 gene encoding leiomodin-3 — protein sequence MSQHSQDSDMDELFEDIDEDQILANLSPEELKELQSEMEVLAPDPKVPVGMIQKDQTEKAPTGQFDHRSLIDYLHWEKESKRMLEEERVPVTLLPSERIIAREEEQKEEQEKISEQEEPKNEPEPQELEQENNVETFEDCEDEDDEATEEVEEEIQTNESVVSETESVKEEEMENEVAGENQQIIMEQSQTVVVEERQPPSPPNDEVTEKEPEEEKRNENRNTEEETPVPAENTQDKKPEKISKLNIPKKLAVDSSFIKMSARPSGNQTNLDRTLQNIRQNNPDVKEVNLNNIENIPKEMLLDFVNALKKNKHVKTFSMANVGADENVAFSVANMLRENRSITTLNIESNFITGKGIVAIIRCLQFNEYLTELRFHNQRHMLGHHSEMEIARLLKANNTLLKMGYHFELPGPRMVVTNLLSRNLDRQRQKRKDEQQQQQMKEQEEFINMLENGLSMGIPPELLAMLTQPPPTPNSKMPPPPTLNSRMPTIPEEPKIPVPPLRKSKQNRPELFSENKANSEAPPFQEVKLKKFQTKSTAQKLREEADRASLRDMIQLKRAKPKTSASQNSELSEKTNLKDVIKTLKPVPRNRPPPRVDLTPRDELLKDIRHSNVAYLKAVPLPKCLESSPE from the exons ATGTCTCAGCACAGTCAAGATTCTGACATGGATGAACTGTTTGAGGATATTGATGAAGATCAGATTTTGGCCAATTTGTCTCCTGAAGAACTAAAGGAGCTACAGAGCGAAATGGAGGTACTGGCTCCGGATCCGAAAGTACCAGTGGGCATGATACAAAAGGACCAGACCGAGAAGGCGCCCACGGGGCAATTTGACCACAGGTCGCTTATCGATTATTTACACTGGGAGAAGGAGTCTAAGCGGATGCTGGAGGAAGAGCGGGTTCCCGTTACGCTGCTGCCATCTGAG AGAATAATTgccagagaggaggagcagaaggaAGAGCAGGAGAAGATCAGTGAACAAGAGGAACCAAAAAATGAACCAGAGCCACAAGAACTAGAACAAGAAAATAACGTCGAAACCTTTGAAGATTGTGAGGATGAAGACGATGAGGCAACAGAAGAAGTAGAGGAGGAGATACAGACAAACGAAAGCGTCGTCTCAGAAACAGAGTCGGTAAAAGAAGAGGAGATGGAAAATGAAGTTGCTGGAGAAAATCAACAGATTATCATGGAGCAAAGTCAGACAGTAGTTGTTGAAGAAAGACAGCCACCATCTCCACCCAATGATGAGGTCACAGAGAAGGAGCCAGAAGAAGAGAAAAGAAATGAAAACAGAAACACCGAAGAGGAGACTCCAGTCCCAGCAGAAAATACGCAAGATAAAAAACCTGAGAAGATCTCAAAATTAAATATTCCTAAGAAATTAGCAGTAGATTCCAGCTTCATCAAGATGAGTGCCAGGCCTTCTGGCAATCAAACCAACTTGGACAGAACATTGCAGAACATCCGACAGAACAATCCTGATGTGAAAGAAGTCAACCTGAACAACATTGAGAATATTCCGAAGGAGATGCTGTTGGACTTTGTCAATGCCTTGAAGAAAAACAAACACGTCAAAACCTTCAGTATGGCAAATGTAGGAGCCGATGAGAATGTGGCCTTCTCTGTAGCCAATATGTTACGAGAAAACCGAAGCATCACCACCTTGAACATTGAATCCAACTTCATCACCGGAAAAGGAATTGTGGCCATTATAAGATGTCTGCAATTCAATGAGTATTTGACTGAGCTGAGGTTCCACAATCAAAGACATATGTTGGGTCACCATTcagagatggaaattgcaagatTGCTGAAGGCCAACAACACGTTATTGAAAATGGGTTACCATTTTGAGTTGCCTGGGCCTAGAATGGTCGTCACTAATCTGCTAAGTAGAAATCTTGACCGGCAAAGGCAAAAACGGAAAGACGAGCAACAACAGCAACAGATGAAGGAACAAGAAGAGTTTATAAATATGTTAGAGAATGGTCTGAGTATGGGAATTCCTCCAGAACTTTTGGCAATGTTGACCCAACCTCCACCAACTCCAAATTCCAAGATGCCCCCACCACCAACCCTAAACTCAAGAATGCCAACAATACCGGAAGAACCAAAAATTCCGGTGCCACCACTCAGAAAGAGTAAGCAGAATAGGCCAGAGCTTTTCTCAGAAAACAAGGCCAATTCGGAGGCTCCACCGTTCCAAGAAGTGAAACTCAAAAAGTTTCAAACAAAATCCACTGCCCAAAAGTTAAGGGAAGAAGCGGATAGGGCTAGTCTGCGAGACATGATACAGCTCAAGAGGGCCAAACCCAAGACAAGTGCGTCTCAAAATTCAGAGCTGTCAGAGAAAACCAATCTTAAAGACGTAATAAAAACCCTGAAGCCCGTGCCAAGGAATCGCCCACCGCCTCGTGTTGACCTGACGCCAAGAGATGAACTTTTAAAAGATATTCGCCATAGCAATGTGGCCTATCTGAAAGCG GTTCCTCTCCCCAAATGTTTGGAGTCCAGCCCGGAATAA